The following proteins are co-located in the Cryptococcus neoformans var. grubii H99 chromosome 1, complete sequence genome:
- a CDS encoding retrograde transporter, with protein MVLVLVIGDLHIPNLVHDLPAKFKKLLVPGKIGQIICTGNVCDKETYDYLRTTAPEVHVVRGEFDENPHFPLSLIIQHQSLRIGVVHGQQVVPAGDPDMLAALARQMDVDVLISGGTHRFESFEFEGRFFVNPGSATGAWSSLWNGEVTPSFALMDIQGPVIVTYVYQLVDGEVKVDKVEYRKPDLTSETQSQSTRSEVAARW; from the exons ATGGTCCTGGTTCTCGTCATTGGAGACCTTCATATCCCTAACCTTGTCCACGATCTTCCTGCAAAGTTTAAGAAGTTACTG GTCCCTGGAAAGATCGGCCAAATTATATGTACCGGAAATGTCTGCGACAAGGAGACCTATGACTATTTACGGACGACGGCCCCTGAAGTACACGTAGTGCGGGGAGAATTCGACGAG AACCCTCATTTCCCTCTGTCACTTATAATTCAGCATCAATCACTTCGCATAGGCGTAGTCCATGGACAACAGGTTGTGCCTGCTGGAGACCCCGATATGCTTGCAGCTTTGGCAAGGCAGATGGATGTAGACGTTTTGATCAGTGGAGGGACACACCG CTTTGAGTCATTTGAATTCGAAGGTCGTTTCTTCGTTAACCCCGGGTCGGCAACCGGGGCCTGGAGTAGTCTCTGGAATGG CGAGGTAACACCATCATTCGCCTTGATGGACATTCAAGGGCCCGTCATTGTCACTTATGTATATCAACTTGTAGACGGAGAG GTCAAGGTCGACAAAGTCGAATACCGTAAACCTGACCTTACATCAGAGACTCAGTCTCAATCAACGCGGTCAGAGGTTGCTGCAAGATGGTAG
- a CDS encoding macrophage erythroblast attacher isoform 1: protein MAPAYPANPLLLEEPLVRTSYELLRRSHRSAQRQVEKDFTVINSGLQAILKSMDKEPNAGEGRVEIVKKIDQIAERANGLKRKLDDLQPSASRFTTLRARLDYLEQNFPGSTTPFKKTKPKGESNGTAASKADKTDAASNDMQVDEEDAISLPSNEADKSEPTPDSSTLDRYIVDYLIRKGRLNSATALATSQGIEALVDIKLFAELAKIENALVEKHSCTEGLAWCGENRGTLKKTKNNLEFTLRLQEFIELCRKRDITTAIAYARKYLSGWASAHMSEFQKGMSLLAFGEKTGVTPYRKLYDQSRWEAVRDQFRETFLDLYAQPSQSLLALALSAGLASLRLPSCVQHVRPNKSTGGDSISVNPVVPLLPAVPPLHNLETTLFSPASSTHLTAPVGGVPSSPTTDLHAHPEAVTGNIDCPTCDENMRVLASEVPMSHHVNSTIVCRISGRVMDSENEPLAFPNGYVYSSKALAEMAKNNFDVVTCPRTRESCAFGRLRKVYIS, encoded by the exons ATGGCCCCAGCATATCCTGCTaatccacttcttcttgagGAACCACTCGTACGG ACATCGTATGAGCTCCTCAGACGAAGCCATAGATCTGCTCAAAGACAAGTAGAGAAAGATTTTACTGTCATTAAT AGCGGTCTTCAAGCGATCCTCAAATCTATGGATAAAGAACCCAACGCcggcgaaggaagagtggagATTGTGAAGAAGATCGATCAAATAGCAGAGAGAGCGAATGGACTGAAGCGAAAG CTTGACGACCTACAGCCATCAGCTTCTCGTTTCACTACTCTTAGAGCAAGGCTAGACTATCTGGAACAGAATTTCCCAGGATCTACAACCCCTTTCAAGAAGACAAAGCCCAAAGGAGAAAGTAACGGGACTGCAGCTTCCAAAGCTGATAAAACAGATGCGGCCAGTAATGACATGCAAGtcgatgaggaagacgcTATTTCACTACCCTCTAACGA AGCGGACAAGTCTGAACCCACGCCTGATTCGAGTACTCTGGACAGGTACATTGTTGATTATTTGATTAGAAAAGGACGATTGAATAGTGCAACTGCCTTAGCCACCAGTCAGGGTATCGAG GCGTTGGTGGACATCAAACTTTTTGCAGAACTAGCCAAGATCGAGAACGCCCTTGTTGAAAAACACTCATGTACCGAAGGTTTGGCGTGGTGCGGTGAGAATCGAGGCACTCTAAAAAAGACGAAG AACAATCTCGAGTTTACACTCCGTCTTCAAGAGTTTATAGAGCTTTGTAGGAAGCGTGATATCACTACAGCTATCGCATATGCTCGGAAATACTTGTCAGGATGGGCATCCGCTCACATGTCAGAGTTCCAAAAAGGGATGAGCCTGCTGGCTTTTGGTGAAAAGACTGGAGTTACTCCTTATCGG AAACTATACGACCAATCTCGCTGGGAAGCAGTCCGTGATCAATTCCGGGAGACATTTCTCGACTTATACGCGCaaccttctcaatctcttctAGCTCTTGCCTTATCCGCAGGGCTTGCTTCTCTTCGTCTACCATCATGTGTACAACACGTTCGCCCCAATAAAAGTACAGGTGGCGACAGCATATCGGTAAATCCAGttgtccctcttcttcctgcaGTCCCGCCGTTACACAATCTTGAGACCACTCTTTTTTCGCCAGCTTCGTCCACTCACTTGACAGCACCTGTTGGCGGCgttccttcatctccaacaaCCGACTTACATGCTCATCCTGAAGCCGTTACTGGCAATATCGATTGTCCTACATGCGATGAGAACATGAGGGTTCTGGCGTCTGAGGTTCCAATGAGCCATCATGTGAATTCTACGATTGTCTGCAGAATCAGTGGCCGGGTCATGGACAGCGAGAACGAGCCTTTGGCTTTCCCCAATGGCTACGTGTATTCTTCAAAG GCACTGGCCGAAATGGCCAAGAACAATTTCGATGTCGTTACATGCCCCAGAACAAGGGAAAGTTGTGCTTTTGGGAGGCTCAGAAAGGTGTATATTTCCTAA
- a CDS encoding alternative cyclin Pcl12, variant — MSASAVPAYRHNSASPPVSSRKAVKASASASASSSRPPTRSSQDLYYGHEETAVLAARFITHLFQCPNIPAPSAPGAPTLTLAHFVAYALHRTRLPSVVTFAALLLLQRLKKRYPAARGSSGHRLFISAFMIASKVICDDTYSNQSWGIVAQKMFALKEINQMEREMCGYLEWNLNFGEREMLEFEMDLRALHGPRAVARASSGSSGRSEIAMADSPCKSYPTPETTPDPQVSSRPIRPVPSPYKTRSYSHVPPMVPPFPSPPLSPHHAHLSPQPPRLSSANSSLQSSPASDDCKTPSPITVMATTRSIPCTKSFDMAKAFEASARTQGVSFVRRGDDGVTVW; from the exons ATGTCCGCTTCTGCCGTTCCGGCGTACCGCCACAACTCAGCGTCTCCTCCCGTCTCCTCTCGTAAGGCTGTCAAAGCTTCTGCCAGTGCTTCGGCATCTTCGTCAAGACCACCTACTCGTTCATCACAAGATCTCTATTATGGCCATGAGGAAACTGCTGTTCTGGCCGCTCGATTC ATCACACATCTTTTTCAATGTCCCAATATTCCTGCGCCATCTGCCCCTGGTGCTCCCACGCTCACTTTGGCTCACTTCGTGGCCTATGCCTTACATCGAACCCGTCTTCCATCGGTTGTCACATTTGcggctcttcttctgcttcagCGCCTGAAAAAGCGATACCCCGCCGCTCGTGGATCATCGGGACACCGACTTTTCATCTCTGCTTTCATGATCGCCTCCAAAGTCATCTGCGATGATACCTATTCCAACCAGTCCTGGGGCATTGTTGCTCAAAAGATGTTTGCCCTAAAGGAAATTAAccagatggagagagaaatGTGCGGGTATTTGGAATGGAATCTCAACtttggagagagggagatgcTCGAATTCGAGATGGATCTGAGGGCACTGCACGGGCCGAGGGCAGTGGCAAGGGCTAGCTCAGGCTCCTCTGGCAGATCAGAGATCGCCATGGCAGACAGCCCTTGCAAGTCCTATCCTACTCCCGAGACCACCCCTGATCCCCAAGTGTCTTCAAGGCCAATTCGACCAGTCCCATCACCGTACAAAACGCGCTCCTATTCGCATGTTCCACCGATGGTCCCCCCATTTCCATCACCTCCGCTTTCTCCCCACCATGCCCATCTCTCGCCTCAACCTCCCCGTTTAAGTTCAGCCAATTCATCTCTACAATCATCACCAGCGTCCGACGATTGCAAGACCCCCTCTCCCATCACAGTGATGGCCACTACACGGTCGATTCCATGTACCAAATCATTTGACATGGCCAAAGCTTTCGAGGCGAGTGCTCGCACACAAGGCGTCAGTTTTGTGAGGCGCGGTGATGACGGTGTGACAGTTTGGtaa
- a CDS encoding ubiquitin carboxyl-terminal hydrolase L3, giving the protein MSEAPSKWVPLEASPDVFNAWSEPLGLPQSLAFQDLFSLDPSFLSFIPAPHRAVLLLFPSKGKLQEERSKEDQDDGKQFKGEGIWWIKQTIPNACGSIGLLHALLNLPERGPDALSPDSKLLQFKAESLPLTGLERAKLLDETTFFTEAHTSAAHTGQSVVPTDLDVDEHFIAFVEGVDEKGEKRIVELDGGRNGPLDRGASNNFLQDVAKVVQEKYFDRAEGDVNFNMIVLAGKSDD; this is encoded by the exons ATGTCTGAAGCACCTTCAAAATGGGTCCCGTTGGAGGCTTCTCCCGAT GTCTTTAACGCC TGGTCTGAGCCTCTTGGTCTTCCTCAGTCCCTCGCATTCCAAGACCTATTTTCTCTGGAcccttcttttctgtcCTTCATCCCAGCCCCTCACCGAGCGGTGTtactccttttcccttcaaAAGGGAAATTacaggaagagagaagtaaagaagatcaagacgACGGCAAGCAATTTAAGGGTGAAGGAATCTGGTGGATCAAGCAAACT ATTCCTAATGCCTGCGGTTCTATCGGCCTCCTTCACGCATTACTAAATTTGCCTGAGCGAGGTCCAGACGCTTTGAGCCCCGACTCAAAGCTTCTTCAGTTTAAAGCAGAGTCATTGCCTTTAACAG GTCTCGAAAGGGCAAAGCTCCTGGACGAaaccaccttcttcactgAGGCTCACACAAGTGCCGCTCATACAGGGCAGTCTGTCGTCCCCACTGACCTTGATGTTGACGAGCACTTCATTGCTTTTGTTGAAGGTGTCGACGAGAAGGG GGAGAAACGTATTGTAGAGCTTGACGGTGGCAGAAATGGGCCGCTTGACAGGGGAGCGTCTAACAACTTTCTCCAG GATGTTGCCAAGGTAGTTCAAGAGAAGTATTTCGATAGGGCAGAGGGAGATGTTAACTTCAACATGATTGTACTGGCGGGTAAATCCGATGACTGA
- a CDS encoding alternative cyclin Pcl12, protein MSRLIPQLSRKQQPPRLKSNDNQRTHTSRYPSHNCVSNKPARLIYTTNMSASAVPAYRHNSASPPVSSRKAVKASASASASSSRPPTRSSQDLYYGHEETAVLAARFITHLFQCPNIPAPSAPGAPTLTLAHFVAYALHRTRLPSVVTFAALLLLQRLKKRYPAARGSSGHRLFISAFMIASKVICDDTYSNQSWGIVAQKMFALKEINQMEREMCGYLEWNLNFGEREMLEFEMDLRALHGPRAVARASSGSSGRSEIAMADSPCKSYPTPETTPDPQVSSRPIRPVPSPYKTRSYSHVPPMVPPFPSPPLSPHHAHLSPQPPRLSSANSSLQSSPASDDCKTPSPITVMATTRSIPCTKSFDMAKAFEASARTQGVSFVRRGDDGVTVW, encoded by the exons ATGTCTCGTCTCATTCCT CAACTGTCACGTAAACAACAACCTCCCCGTCTCAAAAGCAACGATAATCAGCGGACTCACACATCTCGCTACCCATCCCACAACTGTGTTTCCAACAAGCCTGCTCGGCTGATATACACGACCAACATGTCCGCTTCTGCCGTTCCGGCGTACCGCCACAACTCAGCGTCTCCTCCCGTCTCCTCTCGTAAGGCTGTCAAAGCTTCTGCCAGTGCTTCGGCATCTTCGTCAAGACCACCTACTCGTTCATCACAAGATCTCTATTATGGCCATGAGGAAACTGCTGTTCTGGCCGCTCGATTC ATCACACATCTTTTTCAATGTCCCAATATTCCTGCGCCATCTGCCCCTGGTGCTCCCACGCTCACTTTGGCTCACTTCGTGGCCTATGCCTTACATCGAACCCGTCTTCCATCGGTTGTCACATTTGcggctcttcttctgcttcagCGCCTGAAAAAGCGATACCCCGCCGCTCGTGGATCATCGGGACACCGACTTTTCATCTCTGCTTTCATGATCGCCTCCAAAGTCATCTGCGATGATACCTATTCCAACCAGTCCTGGGGCATTGTTGCTCAAAAGATGTTTGCCCTAAAGGAAATTAAccagatggagagagaaatGTGCGGGTATTTGGAATGGAATCTCAACtttggagagagggagatgcTCGAATTCGAGATGGATCTGAGGGCACTGCACGGGCCGAGGGCAGTGGCAAGGGCTAGCTCAGGCTCCTCTGGCAGATCAGAGATCGCCATGGCAGACAGCCCTTGCAAGTCCTATCCTACTCCCGAGACCACCCCTGATCCCCAAGTGTCTTCAAGGCCAATTCGACCAGTCCCATCACCGTACAAAACGCGCTCCTATTCGCATGTTCCACCGATGGTCCCCCCATTTCCATCACCTCCGCTTTCTCCCCACCATGCCCATCTCTCGCCTCAACCTCCCCGTTTAAGTTCAGCCAATTCATCTCTACAATCATCACCAGCGTCCGACGATTGCAAGACCCCCTCTCCCATCACAGTGATGGCCACTACACGGTCGATTCCATGTACCAAATCATTTGACATGGCCAAAGCTTTCGAGGCGAGTGCTCGCACACAAGGCGTCAGTTTTGTGAGGCGCGGTGATGACGGTGTGACAGTTTGGtaa
- a CDS encoding pre-mRNA cleavage complex 2 protein Pcf11 → MAYPAYPAYQQAPYYPPPPVQPTTDVFRRQYADRLRALTFNSRPIIQDLSMLAMAARDRNDWNGMQAVVEEIELAVLRALPQQKLPLLYLLDSISKNVGPPYTTRLLQAIVPRLYIKTYREVDGVTKTKMEEMIGLWRTGGPGGSELYGSHVREQVERELFGSAGIQNFKAPNRQQVQVLLNAALDNKRREVAMRPGDVVLGRQLNALLGIGELLSTTNVQPQELSMIVEQLKSMAPPSVAPTPTQASVTPSWGPTPSVNDSTPSNLPPFPPKLPAVNGNGYTNAALPPFPSNIPTPLETISTAPMTSSQTPISGNQRSSTPAMAPASLAPVPSIVPSVPSLPVDVARILQTLNKSGIGSQPQTPDVERGTPGPNMVATTEAYEDMILRLDIKLQSIDLNAHHKLSFAHLSHRCQQCGMRFPSANAAFDAHMDWHFRRNKKERESGGRGAHRRWLPRVEQWVSDAITLPSTAASSSQTEKATVSAERLAQLRQKWVKVPQDSKKAASVCPVCKEAFRAEWSDSEEEWIWKNALAINGVFYHATCRAEQTSALKRLKAADPNRRTSSSASPRTTPSNEGLKPEAQKRKVEGMDVEHEEGSKRVKVEDIVDDI, encoded by the exons ATGGCCTATCCTGCCTATCCTGCCTATCAGCAGGCCCCATATTACCCACCGCCTCCTGTCCAGCCTACAACTGATGTATTTCGGAGGCAGTATGCAGATAGATTGAGGGCCCTCACGTTCAACTCGAGGCCTATAATTCAAGACCTGTCGATGTTGGCAATGGCGGCACGAGATCGCAATGATTGGAACGGAATGCAGGCTGTTGTGGAGGAAATAGAATTGGCTGTCTTGAGA GCCCTTCCCCAACAGAAGCTTCCTTTGCTTTATTTGCTTGattccatctccaaaaaTGTCGGACCTCCTTATACAACCCGTCTGCTCCAGGCAATCGTACCGCGGCTATATATAAAGACGTATCGTGAGGTCGATGGCGTGACCAAGACAAAAATGGAAGAAATGATTGGTCTTTGGCGCACTGGAGGGCCTGGCGGTTCCGAGTTGTACGGCTCTCATGTCAGAGAACAGGTAGAAAGGGAATTGTTTGGATCAGCAGGCATTCAAAATTTCAAAGCTCCCAACCGACAGCAAGTTCAAGTGCTTCTTAATGCAGCTTTGGACAATAAACGACGTGAGGTGGCGATGAGACCGGGTGATGTGGTTCTTGGTCGGCAGTTGAATGCATTGTTGGGTATCGGGGAGCTGCTTAGCACGACGAACGTACAACCTCAGGAGCTGAGTATGATAGTAGAGCAGCTGAAGTCGATGGCGCCTCCATCGGTGGCTCCTACTCCGACTCAAGCATCTGTCACACCTTCTTGGGGACCTACTCCCTCTGTGAATGACTCGACCCCCTCAAATCTCccaccctttcctccaaaaCTTCCTGCTGTTAATGGCAATGGATACACTAATGCAGCCTTACCGCCGTTTCCCTCAAATATACCAACACCACTCGAGACTATTTCCACAGCTCCAATGACAAGTTCTCAAACTCCTATTTCTGGCAATCAACGTTCATCAACTCCCGCCATGGCACCTGCGTCTCTTGCTCCTGTGCCCTCGATTGTACCGTCTGTACCAAGTCTTCCTGTTGATGTCGCTAGAATTCTTCAAACTTTGAACAAGTCAGGGATCGGTAGCCAACCACAGACCCCCGATGTTGAAAGAGGGACACCAGGACCAAATATGGTCGCAACAACCGAGGCCTACGAGGATATGATTTTACGATTGGATATAAAGCTACAATCAATTGATTTAAATGC TCACCATAAATTGTCTTTTGCTCATCTTTCTCACCGTTGTCAGCAATGTGGTATGAGATTTCCTTCAGCCAATGCCGCATTTGATGCCCACATGGATTGGCATTTCAGAAGAAACAAGAAAGAGCGCGAGTCGGGGGGCAGAGGTGCCCATCGAAGATGGCTTCCGCGGGTTGAG CAATGGGTCAGTGATGCTATCACACTTCCATCTACCGCGGCCTCATCCAGCCAGACTGAAAAGGCTACTGTGTCAGCGGAGCGATTGGCGCAACTGCGACAAAAATGGGTTAAGGTGCCACAAGATTCTAAAAAGGCTGCGTCGGTGTGCCCAGTGTGCAAAGAAGCTTTTAGAGCAGAATGGTCTGATAGTGAAGAGGAATGGATATGGAAAAACGCATTAGCCATCAATGGCGTT TTTTATCACGCAACTTGTCGAGCAGAGCAAACATCTGCTTTAAAACGCCTCAAAGCTGCCGATCCCAATAGACGCACGTCTTCCAGTGCTAGTCCTCGGACGACACCCTCCAATGAAGGCCTGAAACCAGAGGCgcaaaagaggaaggttgAAGGGATGGATGTAGAACATGAAGAGGGCTCTAAAAGAGTtaaggtggaggatatcgTGGATGACATATAA